Below is a genomic region from Prunus persica cultivar Lovell chromosome G3, Prunus_persica_NCBIv2, whole genome shotgun sequence.
caataaaaacacaaaaaagatgATAATGGCCATTAGTGAGTGTTGTTGTATGGTTTGTTGTGCTTAATTGGCAGGTGAGAATACTGAGATCCCTGTTTCCACCAATGCTGCTACAACTTTATAAATTGCTAATAGCACCCATACAAGGCGGAAAAGTAGCTGCCATCATGGTTGGTCTGTATTTCCTATTCCTCACTCATttgatatattattattattattatttatccttgcatatatatatgtatatgtgatATGTTTTGAACTGAAGCAAGGGTGACTGCAATTACTTGTGAATGGCTTATGGGACCCTGCACTGTTAATTCTGTCGACCTACCCGACGGCACCTCGTGGAATAGTGGGGTGAGTGGTGGCCAGTCTGGTCACCTATGATATCCAATatgtatttcttttcttttttcttatgttttaAGCTAAGCTCCTCAGATAATGAATGGTTATGGGATGGGAGGGTTTAGGTGTTTGTAGAGAAATGTAAGTACTTGGAGCAAAGCAAATGCGTCGGAATATGTCTGAATACTTGTAAGCTTCCTACTCAGGTCAGTAATTCTATTTTAAAGTTTTCTGTCAAACGCTAGCCGAAAGAAGAAAAACGGTTTTGGTTATGTAGAGGAGGTGATTCTAATTGCATAAAGATGGTTGCTCCAGGCTTTCATGAAAGATTACATGGGTGTTCCTTTAGTGATGGAGCCAAACTTCAGCGACTATAGCTGCCAGGTTAACCCAATACCTCTCTCTACACACATCATTTCAACATATTGATTCTAGGGCATTTAACTCTCTATTGAACTCCCAATATGGCAGTTTAAATTCGGGGTTCTCCCTCCGCTTCCTGAAGATGATGCCACTCTCAAGGAGCCGTGCTTGGACATCTGCCCTAACGCCACACGACGCAGAGAATTCGCCGGAAACATTAATGTACAGCAATGCCCCAAGGCATGAACACTGCAGCATTCATTTGCAACTGGAGATGCATATATATCATACTACTAGATTTGAAAGGATGTGTCTCTTATGGACATAACTAGATAGTTGTGCAGCTCCCTTCTTGTATCTAAAAGTCTGCTGCTGTAAATAACAATAGCCAATTGAAAATAGGCTTGCAAAAAAGATCTCTCGTGTcaaaatttcctttctttggTAACAGCTTCTTCTAGGCCAAGTAACATATTTATCCTGTGTCGTTATATTGATACCCAGAAGATTGTAATCAAACAATAAATTAGGGCATCACTCGTTTACATTTTTTTGTCAAGCCATTTTCATTCACATATATGAGGCTGATGATGTTAAGCTGACGAGtgactatttttattttaacacTAATCTTGAAAATTACTCGTACCAGAAAAACTTT
It encodes:
- the LOC18788013 gene encoding beta-carotene isomerase D27, chloroplastic isoform X1, yielding MKALAVVRPPSISSWPPQSLPKSQYLRSQSFRVSSSLIKEPQSEIQAKQEKKGGGVMDEVFLNLFRKKMVEEVGWDSRKPGYDGLIEVANRLMLISPTNSHTKEAAVRILRSLFPPMLLQLYKLLIAPIQGGKVAAIMVARVTAITCEWLMGPCTVNSVDLPDGTSWNSGVFVEKCKYLEQSKCVGICLNTCKLPTQAFMKDYMGVPLVMEPNFSDYSCQFKFGVLPPLPEDDATLKEPCLDICPNATRRREFAGNINVQQCPKA
- the LOC18788013 gene encoding beta-carotene isomerase D27, chloroplastic isoform X2; this translates as MKALAVVRPPSISSWPPQSLPKSQYLRSQSFRIKEPQSEIQAKQEKKGGGVMDEVFLNLFRKKMVEEVGWDSRKPGYDGLIEVANRLMLISPTNSHTKEAAVRILRSLFPPMLLQLYKLLIAPIQGGKVAAIMVARVTAITCEWLMGPCTVNSVDLPDGTSWNSGVFVEKCKYLEQSKCVGICLNTCKLPTQAFMKDYMGVPLVMEPNFSDYSCQFKFGVLPPLPEDDATLKEPCLDICPNATRRREFAGNINVQQCPKA